Proteins found in one Acanthopagrus latus isolate v.2019 chromosome 3, fAcaLat1.1, whole genome shotgun sequence genomic segment:
- the vamp1 gene encoding vesicle-associated membrane protein 1 has product MSTPDAGAPGASEGDGGPPAPAPNLTSNRRLQQTQAQVDEVVDIMRVNVDKVLERDQKLSELDDRADALQAGASQFESSAAKLKNKYWWKNCKMMIMMAVIGIICVGVVFLYFFY; this is encoded by the exons AT GTCGACTCCAGATGCAGGAGCTCCAGGGGCCTCGGAGGGCGACGGGGGCCCTCCGGCTCCGGCCCCGAACCTCACCAGCAACAGACGGCTGCAGCAGACGCAGGCGCAGGTGGACGAG GTGGTCGACATCATGCGTGTGAACGTGGACAAAGTTCTGGAGAGAGACCAGAAGCTGTCGGAGCTGGACGACCGGGCCGACGCCCTGCAGGCCGGAGCCTCGCAGTTCGAGAGCAGCGCCGCAAAACTCAAGAACAAGTACTGGTGGAAAAActgcaag atgatgatcatgatggcAGTTATAGGAATTATATGTGTTGGAGTCGTCTTCT tgtatTTCTTCTACTGA